From the Candidatus Aegiribacteria sp. genome, the window TTCAAAACCATCGTTCACAGAAGATACAGACTAGTATCTATCATTATGCAATTTATTGTGATGTGTTATTATGTTCATGTGCCCATCGCCAGAATGGAACCAGCCTGGCAGTTCTTCCATCAGGAAGTTTGACAGTGCTTTCCTGATCGTAGGTTACGATTGTTCCCGATCCGCTATCAAAATATTGCATGGCTTCCTGAAGTCCTTCCAGTTCTCTATCCTGATTATCTCCTTCAAGATGCCAGCATGCCTGAATACAGTGGTAACCCGAATCACTGTTTTCAATGACGAAATCGCATTCTTTTCTGTCAGCATAATACCATGGTGATCCGAACCGTCTCAACTGATTGAAAACAGCAGTTTCAAGTAAATGCCCACGATTGGGTGACAGGCGGAAGGCTACTGCACAGCTCAAACCATTGTCTACAGGATATACTTTGCGGGGTGCAAGCAGGCTGCGCTTGAGAGACCAGTCAAATTTGTGTATCTGGAATAGAAGGTACACATCCTCCATATGAGAGATGTATTCCTTCACGGAAGTGGAACTTCGGAATCCGAGTTGTTTTGATAGTTTTCCATAAGATATTTTCATACCTGGATTAGACATCAGGTAAAGAGCAAGTTCCCTGAAAGCCAATTGTTCCTTAATACTATATCTGGCTATGATATCCCGGTAAATTATATCACTGTATGTATGCTCAAGAAGTTCTCTTCTTCTATGCTTCAGGAACTCAGGAAACCCACCGTTGAATATGTAGTTTTTGCTTAATAGCATCAGTTGAGATACGGAATTCGTTGACTCGCGAACCCACTTGAAATCATAGTAATCAAGATACTCGTTGAATGAAAACGGAAACAGCTCCTGCCGGATATATCTGCCCGTAAGATGGCTTCCAAGTTCATTACTGAGCAGTGAACTGTTGGAACCAGTTACAACAATATTGTATCCCAGATCATGAAGTCTTCTTAAATAGCGTTCCCAG encodes:
- a CDS encoding ATP-binding protein — protein: METIYLERLINDQRDELLSKDTGTPREVSWRNQLNLDRIIAITGIRRCGKSTLLRQIAEYCGSDFNYVNFADIRLTSFTESDYDILLNIFSKPNSSSIFLFDEIQLAPGWERYLRRLHDLGYNIVVTGSNSSLLSNELGSHLTGRYIRQELFPFSFNEYLDYYDFKWVRESTNSVSQLMLLSKNYIFNGGFPEFLKHRRRELLEHTYSDIIYRDIIARYSIKEQLAFRELALYLMSNPGMKISYGKLSKQLGFRSSTSVKEYISHMEDVYLLFQIHKFDWSLKRSLLAPRKVYPVDNGLSCAVAFRLSPNRGHLLETAVFNQLRRFGSPWYYADRKECDFVIENSDSGYHCIQACWHLEGDNQDRELEGLQEAMQYFDSGSGTIVTYDQESTVKLPDGRTARLVPFWRWAHEHNNTSQ